GGGCCGGTACGACGACGGGGCCGTCCCGAAGGACGGCCCCGTCGTCGTTGGTGCGTGGTGCGTGACTCAGTTGAACGAGTCACCGCAGGCGCAGGAGCTGCCCGCGTTGGGGTTGTCGATGGTGAAGCCCTGGGCGTCGATCCGGTCGGCGAAGTCGATCGTCGCGCCGGAGAGGTACGGGGCGCTCATCCGGTCGACGACGACCTCGACACCACCGAAGTCGGTGACGACATCACCGTCGAGCGAGCGCTCGTCGAAGAAGAGCTGGTACCGCAGGCCCGAGCAGCCGCCCGGCTGCACGGCGACGCGGAGCCGTAGGTCGTCGCGGCCCTCCTGCTCGATCAGGGCCTTGACCTTCTGCGCCGCAACGTCGGTGAGGACGACGGAAGTAGGGGCCTGGGCCTCGACGGAAGTAGGGGCCTGGGCCTCGGTCGACTCGGTCTGCGCTGGCGTGGTCACGTGGAAGTCTCCCTGCGCGGTTTGGGTCCGGACGCACTGGCCAACGCCGCGCGCCGTCCAGTGATTCCCGGTTGTGGTCCTCCGCCGATCGTACGCCGCCTCGGCCGGGTGCACCCGCGTGGCGTGACGCCCGCCCCAGGTGGACCCGGTCGTCAGGCGGCCGGAACGCTCAGCGGCTCCACTGCCGGGCCAGTCGGGCGCCCAACTCGCGCAGCCCCTCGGCGGGCCTGCTCAGCGCGGCGTCGAGCCCGCCGCCCGCTTCCCCACCGAAGTGCTCGACCAGGCTGTACGCGTCGGTGACCCCGGCCGAGGCGGCCTCTCGCCGGCCGGTGCTCACCTGCCCGGCCACCACCACGCAGGGCACACCCCGGTCGCGGGCGGCACCGGCCACCCCGGCGACCACCTTGCCGCGCAGCGACTGGTGGTCGAACGACCCCTCGCCGGTGATCACCAGGTCCGCGGTGTCCAGCGCCGCGTCCAGCCGGGTGGCCCGGGTGACCAGGCCGATCCCCGACTCGCAGCCGCCGCCGAGGGCGAGGAGCGCCGCGCCGATGCCGCCGGCGGCGCCGCCCCCGGGCATCGTGCCGAGCCCCGCCGGGCAGCCGGCCAGATCGCGTTCCAGCACCGCCGCGAAGCGCTCCAACGCGGCGTCGAGCAGCAGCACGTCGGCGCGGTCGGCGCCCTTCTGCGGGCCGAACACGTTGCTCGCGCCGTGCAGACCGAGCAGCGGGTTGTCCACGTCGGTGGCCGCGACGAGCCGGACGCCACGCAGCCGGGGCACGCCGTCCACCGCGTCGACAGCGGCGAGCGCAGCCCCGCCGTACGGCAGCGCGGCACCACCGGCGTCGAGCGGTGTGACACCCAGCGCGGCGAGCATCCCCGCCCCGGCGTCGTTGGTGCCCGAACCACCCAGCCCGATCACCACCGTCCGGGCGCCGCTCTCCACAGCGGCGGCCACCAGCACCCCCAGCCCGTACGAGGTGGTGGTCTTCGGGTCGCGCTCGGCCGGAGAGAGCAGGTGCAGACCGCACGCCTGGGCGCTCTCCAGGTAGGCGGTCGCGCCGTCGGTGGTGAGCAGGATCTCACCGGCGGCGGGACGGCCCAGCGGGTCGACCGTCGGCACCGGCACCCGCCGGCCGCCGAGCGCTTCGGCGAGCACCTCCACGAAGCCCGGACCACCGTCGGCGAGCGGTCGGATCAGCAGGTCGTCACCGTCGCTGACGGTGCGCCAGCCGGCGGCCACCGCGGCGGCCACCTCCGGTGCGGGCAGAGTGCCAGCGAACTTGTCCGGGCAGAGCAGCACGCGCATGCCGAGCAGTGTGGCAGCCCACACCGACGGGAGCTGCGTCGCGCTCGCGCTGTGGGACCATGGCTACGTGACTGCGACCTGGGTGGAACCCTCCAACACGGCGACGGCTCTGCTGCTGCTCGGCCGGGGCAGCGACCCCGACACCGAGCGCGGCGTCGAGTGTCCGGGCGACCTTCCGGCGCCCAGCGACCCGGATCTGGTGGCCCGCGCCACGGCCGCGAAGGCGAAGCTGGGC
This portion of the Micromonospora zamorensis genome encodes:
- the erpA gene encoding iron-sulfur cluster insertion protein ErpA, whose amino-acid sequence is MTTPAQTESTEAQAPTSVEAQAPTSVVLTDVAAQKVKALIEQEGRDDLRLRVAVQPGGCSGLRYQLFFDERSLDGDVVTDFGGVEVVVDRMSAPYLSGATIDFADRIDAQGFTIDNPNAGSSCACGDSFN
- a CDS encoding glycerate kinase — encoded protein: MRVLLCPDKFAGTLPAPEVAAAVAAGWRTVSDGDDLLIRPLADGGPGFVEVLAEALGGRRVPVPTVDPLGRPAAGEILLTTDGATAYLESAQACGLHLLSPAERDPKTTTSYGLGVLVAAAVESGARTVVIGLGGSGTNDAGAGMLAALGVTPLDAGGAALPYGGAALAAVDAVDGVPRLRGVRLVAATDVDNPLLGLHGASNVFGPQKGADRADVLLLDAALERFAAVLERDLAGCPAGLGTMPGGGAAGGIGAALLALGGGCESGIGLVTRATRLDAALDTADLVITGEGSFDHQSLRGKVVAGVAGAARDRGVPCVVVAGQVSTGRREAASAGVTDAYSLVEHFGGEAGGGLDAALSRPAEGLRELGARLARQWSR